Below is a window of Planctomycetes bacterium MalM25 DNA.
CTTCGGGGCGCCCGCTTGCTGATAAACGCGGACATAGTCGATCTCGTATCGGACCGGGAACGGCGTGTCCGAAGGGTCGCCACCGTGAACGCCAGCGACCGCCAAATTGAGCAACAAGTAGTGCGGCCGACGGAAAGGGTTGGCGCCATCCTCATCGGCGTTCCGAACGGCTCGGGTATCGATCGCATTAACCAGCTCGTCATCCACATAGAGTCGGATCGACCCCGCGTCCCAGTCCATGCGGTAGACATGAAACGACTGACTCCAAGAGCGATCTCCGAAGTCGGCGAGAGGCCTCTTGGAGGCGTCCCATTGAGGCCGCCCCCCTTCTCCCAGCCAAGCCGCGTTCGCCAGCAGGCTGTCGTCGTAGTACTCCATCACATCGATCTCGCCACAAGCGGGCCATCTGCCTTCTCCAAGAGTCCAGAACGCGGGCCAGGCACCTTGAACGGCGGGGATCCGAGCCCGCATAACGAATCGGCCGTAGAGCCAGCTCCGCTTGCCTCGCGTATTGAGCGAGGCCGAGGTGTATTCCGCCTGCGTCCGCTGGCGGACCCAGGCTGGAACCCCGCGACCGCTCGCCGCGGGCTCGACCTTCCGCGTCTCGCGCCGCGCTTCGATAATGAGTCGCCCCTTCTCGCACCAAGCGTTCTCGGGCTGATACCACTGCGCTTCGTGATTCCGGACGAAGCCCGACTCAAAGCCCCAGTTGTCCGCGGAGGGAGAACCGTCTTGCTCGAACTCGTCCGACCACCGCAGGACGTACTCCTCGTTACCCGGGGGATCCCCTCCCTCAGACGCAAGGGCCGTGCTCAAAGCCAGGAGCAAGGTGAGTGACGCAGCCAACGCAGACGAGCTGGGTGCCGTTCTGCCAGCTGCGCCCCGACTGAAGAACATAAGTGATTGTCTCGGGGTGGCTCAGGTGGAGGCCGTCAAGTGTCGCCGTGCAGCCTCGATCTCCTCAATGGCGACGAACCCACGGTGGGGTGGTTCACAACTCCGCTGACAACTCGCTCGTTTTCTGAGGGGACCGACTCGCTAAGCTGTGAACATTGCGAGATCGTCGGCCTCCGCTCCCGCTCAACTTGAAATCGATCCAATCGAATCAGTGACTCGCGTAGAGCTCGCCCAGCGGGGTCGGTTCCCCCTCGTCATCGACCAGGGATGAGGTGCCGAGGGGCGCGCTCTTCGGCGAGGCGTTGAACCAGGCGTAACGATCGACGAACGACGCCTCGTCGAGTGCGGGGAGCACTTCGCGCATAAACGCCGCGATGCGCTCGGGCCGGTGCCGGTTGGCGGCGGGGCTGCTGGCTTCCCAATCACCAACGGCAAACTCGGTGAGCCAAAGCGGCCGCCCGAACTCGCGGTGGACCGCTTCGAGCTTGCGCATCAGGTGCTCGACGCTCGGGCCCATGTAAGAATGCACGGCGATCGCATCGACTCGGAGCGAACGCTCCTCAACCCCCGCCATAAAGGACCGCATCCACTCCTTGTCGGGGTGGACGCACCCCGGGCTCACCAGCGGGGCGCCGATCTCCATGAGCTGCGGCCAGAGGTTCAGAACGCGTTTCACGGCCATGTTCGATTGGTCGGGCTGGTCGGGCTCGTTGAAGCCGAGCACGTGGCGCACCTCGCCCGATTCGTAGCGTGATTTGAGGTCGACGATCAGACGCCGGCGGCGTTCTTTGCTGTCCTCGCCCCACAGCATCGGGGTGAAGTCGATGTCGGGCGCCAGCCCTTCGGGGCGGTGAGCGCCCCACGAGTACATCCAATTCGGCTGCAGAACCTCGACCCGCCGACGCCACTTGCCATCCGCCCGCGCCGCCAGGCAGCAACCCCGCTTGGGCGACGACAGCGCAGACGAGGCGAGGGCGGGGCGTGCGGCCGCGGCCGTCGCGGCGGCGCCAACGATCTGGGTGAAGCGGCGTCGGGTGATCATCGCGTGCCTCTGCGGGCGACAAGGAACAGGAAGCCGACCAGCGCCAGAGCGGACGGCTCGGGGATGGCGGAAGCGGAGGCGGCCACGGCGCCGTAATTGGCCCGCCACTCGTTCAGGTCGGCGGTATCGACTTGGCCGTCGCCGTTGCTGTCGCCCGCCGTGTAAGCGGCCACGGCCTGGCCCTCGGAGTCACGCCACACGCTGTAATCCGCGGCGTCGACCCGGCCGTCGCCGTTGAGGTCGCCAGCGAGGACGACCTCGATGACGCCATCGGCCACCAAGCGATCGGCCCGCCAACGGAGGCCGCTCGCGAGGCCCGGCAGGGAGATCGTTTCAAACTGCCCGCTCGCGCTGGCGAAGTCGAACAGGTCGAACGCGTCGCCGAGCCCCGGGGTCCCGGCCCCGACGAGCTGGACGACGAGCGTGGCGTCGGTGACGGCGAGCGTGCCGTCGATGGCGATCTTGTCGGCGTCCCCGTCGGCGCGGATATCGAGACGCAACTCGCTGCCGTTCTCAGCGAGCAGGTCGCCCTCCACAACCAGCAACGTCGGGTCCGAAGCGGGCGCGACGGTCAGGGCTTGGTAGTTCTGCAACGCGTCGGCGGCGTCGAAGGTGGTGTTCTGGTAGTAGCGAGCGAGCGCGAGGTCACCGTGGAAGGGGTCACCGACACCCGAGTCGACTCCGGTCACCGAGCTGGCGCCCGCCCCGATCCCGGCCACGTTTCCGCCCGCCCAGTCGTCGATCGTTTGTCCCGAGAGCGAGCCGACCTGCTGACCATCGACGTAGAGGGTGACCGTGTCGCCACCGCTGGTGAGATCGATGACGCCCACCGCGTGACGCCAACCTGACGCGACCGGATGCGTCAGATTGATGTCGGCTCCGTCGCCATCGACGTTGAACGTGAGCACACCGTCGTCCAGCACGAAGGCGACACCTCGCGCCGCCCCGCCGACCTCCATGAGGACCTGGTCGGCGCCCGCGCTCGTGTCATCAACGCGGAAAGCGACCTCGAAGGTGGCGTCCTGGCGGCTGCGGGGGCCATCGGTCTCGAAGTACTGGTTGAGCCCCTCGGCGCCGCCGGTCGTCGCGATCGGGTAGGCAGCCGTCAGGCCCGGGAAGGCAGGGTCGTTGACCGTCACGGGCGAAGCGGCCTGGCCGAACGCGACCGAGTCAACCGAGCCGAGCGCGTCGGACCAGACGTTGTCGCCCGGGGTGTCGAGGGCGGCGTCGTAGTTGAGCTGGAGACCCGCGGTCACGGGCGACACGGCCGGAGAGAGGACCGTGAACCCGGGTCCGCCGACTTCGATCACCGAGTCCCCCACCGTGAGATTCGAACCGAAGTGAGCGACCTCGCCCTGGGCGACGAGGGTCGTCCGATTGGTAAGCCGGACCGGGCCCTCGACGCGCCCTTCGACCTCCAAGCGGGTGTCGCTGAGCGAGTACGTTCCCCGGCCCCCTTGCAGGGTCAACCGGAGAGCCGCGCCCTCGTCGACATGGATGGCGCCCCCGCCGCTGTAGGAGCCGTCCTCCAACAGAAGCTCTCCCTCGACGACTTGCAGGGCCCCTTGGTTCGAGATCGCCCCGGTCAGGCGGACCTGCGCCGGTCCCTCCTTGCGGAGCGTGGCCCCGTCGCGGATGCGGACGTAGCCGTCTCGCAAGTTGGCGAGCGACCAGTCGGCGGCGGCGGAGATCGTACTGACCCCGCCGAGGGCGTCGAGCGACCGCATCGCGTCGGGCGTGGCGGCGCCCGTGTTGGTGAGCGAGCCGCCACGCAGGTAGACGACATCGGTCCCCAGGCTCTGGCCGCTTAGGTCATGGGTGTCGCCCGGCAAGAGGGTGCCGACGTATTGATCGCCGATGACGGTCGGGGCCCGGTTGGGGTCCTCGAAGACCATCGCGTCGTCGAACCAGTTGTAGTAGGAGTAGCGCTCGACATAGCTCCGCGACTCGAGCGCCGGGATGACGATCTCCAGGAAATCGGCGTTCGCCTGGATCATGGCGGCGGTCGGGTCGTTCCCCTCCCAGTCGTGCATCGCGAACTCGGTGATCCAGATCGGTCGGTTGTACCGGTTGTGGAAGAAGTCAACGCGGTTCAGGAAATTGTTTGCGGCGCTCACGCCGTTAGGACTGCTGGCGCCGTACCAGTGGAAGGCGACCGCGTCGAGTCGGATGTCGTCGTTTGGGTCGGCGTTGCCGTTGAGCAGATCGACCTCGGTCATGAACTCGTCCATCCAGGCGCGTCCGCCCGCGTCGTCGCCGAACCCGGGACCAACCAGCCGGTGATTCGGCAGCGTGTTCTGGATCGTGGGCCAGATGCTCAACGCGGTCTGGACCGACGTGTTCGACTGGCTCTCGCGTTCGGGCTCGTTGAGCACCAGCAGCGTATCGACATCGTTGAGGTTCGCGACCCCGTTCACCTTGGTCTGGATGTTGTTCGGGTACTTGATCAGCGGCACAAAATCAGCGTGCGTGCCGCTCGCGTCGGACGGGATCGTGTGCCACCAACGGTAGTACCAGCTCGCGTTCGACGCGTTGTGGTCCGCGGCGCTCGAACCGGCCCAGCCGAGCTTCGGCGAAGCGGCGTCGACCGTCGAAACGACGGCCGCCGCCATTGCGGCAACGGCCAACAAGGTTAAGCAGTGAGGTTTCATATTCAGCTTGCCTGTTCCGAGGGAAGCGTGGCTCAACGCCAGGTGCGTGCGTAAGCGATCAGCCAGCCGAGGGCCGTCGCCGTGAGGGCAGCCGGCTCGGGCACGGCGGTCGCCTCGACGAGCGCCGGCACGCTCGCACCGTAATTGTCTCGCCAGATCAGGTAGTCGGCTTGGGTGACTTGGCCGTCGCCGTCGCCGTCGCCGCCGACGCCCGCGTCGACGGCTTGGCCTTCGGCGTCACGCCACACGGTGTAGTCGCCCGCGTCGACGAGGCCGTCGCCGTTGTAATCGCCCGCGAGGGTGACCAGCAGCTGCACGCGGTCGGCCGCGTAGTTCACTTGCCACATCAGTCCCGACACCAGGCCAGGAAGGTCGTACGAATCGAACTTACCCGAACGGGCGGAGCCGCTGGCGATGTCGAACCGGTCACCCGC
It encodes the following:
- the bglA_3 gene encoding Beta-glucanase precursor, whose product is MFFSRGAAGRTAPSSSALAASLTLLLALSTALASEGGDPPGNEEYVLRWSDEFEQDGSPSADNWGFESGFVRNHEAQWYQPENAWCEKGRLIIEARRETRKVEPAASGRGVPAWVRQRTQAEYTSASLNTRGKRSWLYGRFVMRARIPAVQGAWPAFWTLGEGRWPACGEIDVMEYYDDSLLANAAWLGEGGRPQWDASKRPLADFGDRSWSQSFHVYRMDWDAGSIRLYVDDELVNAIDTRAVRNADEDGANPFRRPHYLLLNLAVAGVHGGDPSDTPFPVRYEIDYVRVYQQAGAPKVVSLTKD
- a CDS encoding Glycosyl hydrolase catalytic core: MITRRRFTQIVGAAATAAAARPALASSALSSPKRGCCLAARADGKWRRRVEVLQPNWMYSWGAHRPEGLAPDIDFTPMLWGEDSKERRRRLIVDLKSRYESGEVRHVLGFNEPDQPDQSNMAVKRVLNLWPQLMEIGAPLVSPGCVHPDKEWMRSFMAGVEERSLRVDAIAVHSYMGPSVEHLMRKLEAVHREFGRPLWLTEFAVGDWEASSPAANRHRPERIAAFMREVLPALDEASFVDRYAWFNASPKSAPLGTSSLVDDEGEPTPLGELYASH
- a CDS encoding Glycosyl hydrolase catalytic core — translated: MKPHCLTLLAVAAMAAAVVSTVDAASPKLGWAGSSAADHNASNASWYYRWWHTIPSDASGTHADFVPLIKYPNNIQTKVNGVANLNDVDTLLVLNEPERESQSNTSVQTALSIWPTIQNTLPNHRLVGPGFGDDAGGRAWMDEFMTEVDLLNGNADPNDDIRLDAVAFHWYGASSPNGVSAANNFLNRVDFFHNRYNRPIWITEFAMHDWEGNDPTAAMIQANADFLEIVIPALESRSYVERYSYYNWFDDAMVFEDPNRAPTVIGDQYVGTLLPGDTHDLSGQSLGTDVVYLRGGSLTNTGAATPDAMRSLDALGGVSTISAAADWSLANLRDGYVRIRDGATLRKEGPAQVRLTGAISNQGALQVVEGELLLEDGSYSGGGAIHVDEGAALRLTLQGGRGTYSLSDTRLEVEGRVEGPVRLTNRTTLVAQGEVAHFGSNLTVGDSVIEVGGPGFTVLSPAVSPVTAGLQLNYDAALDTPGDNVWSDALGSVDSVAFGQAASPVTVNDPAFPGLTAAYPIATTGGAEGLNQYFETDGPRSRQDATFEVAFRVDDTSAGADQVLMEVGGAARGVAFVLDDGVLTFNVDGDGADINLTHPVASGWRHAVGVIDLTSGGDTVTLYVDGQQVGSLSGQTIDDWAGGNVAGIGAGASSVTGVDSGVGDPFHGDLALARYYQNTTFDAADALQNYQALTVAPASDPTLLVVEGDLLAENGSELRLDIRADGDADKIAIDGTLAVTDATLVVQLVGAGTPGLGDAFDLFDFASASGQFETISLPGLASGLRWRADRLVADGVIEVVLAGDLNGDGRVDAADYSVWRDSEGQAVAAYTAGDSNGDGQVDTADLNEWRANYGAVAASASAIPEPSALALVGFLFLVARRGTR